The DNA sequence TGCTCCTGCTGGTGGAGCGGTTCGAGGGCGGCCAGGCGGCGCCCGCGGCGCTCGAGTCCGAGGTGCGGCGCCTGGTGCTGGACGCCACCGGCCTCTCGCCGGCGGTGGTGGAGCTCCTGCCCCAGGGGGCGCTGCCGCGCACCGGCTCCGGCCGCCTGCGGCGCGGCGAGGCGGCCCGGCGCTGGCTGGCCGGCCGGCTCACCCCGGCGCGGGCGGTCAACCCGGTGCGGCTGGCCTACCACGCCGCCCGGTCGCAGCTGGCCTACGCGCGGCTCAGGCTGCGGGGGTAGGTCCCCTTCAGCGCCCCGGCGCGGGCGCGGGCGCGGCGAAGGTGAGGCGGGACGGCCAGCGGGCCGAGCGATGCACCTTGTGCTCCTGCGCCTGGAAGTCCTCGGGCCTGGCCCGGAAGAGGTCGGGCACCCAGGCCTGCGGGTTCCGGTCGTAGAGCGGGAACCAGCTGGCCTGCACCTGCACCATGACCCGGTGCCCCTTCTGGAAGACGTGGCTGCGGGTGTTGAGGTCCACCGTGACGGCCTCCGGCCGGCCCGGCACGAAGGGCTCGGGCCGCTCGAAGCTGCGGCGGTAGCGGGCGCGCAGGATCTCGCCGGCCACCATGAGCTGGTAGCCGGCCAGGGTGGGGTCGGCCTGCCCCTGCTCCGGCAGGACGTCGATGAGCTTCACCACCACGTCCAGGTCGGCGCCGCTGGTGGAGACGAAGAGGTGGGCCGCCAGCGGGCCGGCCACCACCAGGTCCTCGGTGAGCGGGTCGGACTCGAAGGAGAGGACGTCGGGGCGCCCGTGGGCGAAGCGCTGGTCGGCCACCAGCCAGGTGGGCCAGGCCTCATGGGTGATGGGGCGGGGCGCGTAGGGCACCGGCGCCGCCGCCAGTAGGCGTCGTAGGTCGGGTGGGCCAGGAAGTCGCTCCAGGTGGCCTTGGCGCCGTGGAAGTGGCGCGCGTCCACGTTGGCCAGCGGGCCGAGCGCCAGGTGCCACTCGAAGTCGTCGCGCCGGTCGCGCTCGAAGTCGGCGAACTCCTTGCCCGACTCCATGACGTGCACGAACTCGATCATGGCGGCGGCGCGGAAGGCCCCCTGGTGGAAGTCGTCGTCCCCCATCCAGTTGTCGGCCGGGGTGGCCTGCGGCGAGTAGGCCCGCACCGCCGGGTGCGGCTCCAGCATGGCCACGGCGGTCAGCCGGCCGGGCGTGGAGACCCCCAGCATCCCGACCCGGCCGTTGCTGGGCAGGTGGGCCAGCAGCCAGTCCACCGTGTCCCAGGCGTCGGTGGCCTCGTCGGTGCTGCGCCGATCGCCCCGGTCGCGCGGGGCGTCGTCGCCGTAGGCGTAGCGCCCCTCCGAGCGGAAGCGGCCGCGGACCGACTGCACCGCCAGCAGGTAGCCGTCGCGCAGCATGGGCGCCAGCCAGGGGCCGGACAGGAAGTGGGTGTAGCCCTTGGCGTCCGGCTTGAAGCCGTAGGGGGTGCGGATGAGGAGGATAGGCAGCCTCTCCTTCACGCCGCGGGGCAGGTAGACCTCGGTCTGCAGCCGCACGCCGTCGCGCATGCGGACCATGGCCTCCAGGTGGTGGTCACGCGCGCTCCTCGCGGCCGACGCCGCCTCACTCCAGGGTGAACCACTGCACCTCGACGCGGCGGTTCTGGGTCCCGTCCTTGCCCACCGGCTCCTCCCAGCCGCGCCCCACCGTCTCCAGCCGCTTGGCGTCCAGCCTGGGGTGGCGCTTCACCAGCGCGTCGCGCACCCCCACCGCCCGCTGCCGCGACAGCTCCATGGCCTTGAGCGCCATGGCCTGCACCAGCTGCTCGCCCCCCTGCTGCCGGAAGTCCGCCACCTTGGCGTCGTCGACGTGGCCGCGCAGCACCACCACCGAGCCCGGGCTCACCTGCAGGAACTGCTTCACGGCGTCGAGGTACTCGGCGTTCTTCGGCTCCTGCTCGTCGAGCCGGGAGGAGTTGGGCTCGAAGAAGAAGCGGATGTCCTTCTTGAGCAGCGGGTCGCCCTCCAGCGAGGCGCCGCCGCCGGTCTTGATGGGGGCGATGGCGATGCGCTGGTCGGCGAAGAGCCCCTCCTTGGCCAGCGCCTCGAGCGGCCCGAGGTCGAGGAAGCGGGCCCCGTCGGCCGGGTTCTTGATGACGTCGCCGTAGGCCAGCACCGCCGACTGGTAGATGCCGCCGAAGGAGCCGGCCGAGTCGATGGTGCCGGCGAAGAAGGCGCGGTTCTCCGGCAGGTTGGCCAGGTGCACCCGGCCGAGCTCCTCGCTGGTGTCGGCCTCGGTCCACTTGAAGGCCCGGGCCACCACCGCCAGGTTGGCCTTGGGGTCGTCGCGCAGCCGGCGGTTGCCCTCCAGCAGGCCGTGCACCAGCCCCTTCACCAGCTTGGGGTGCTGCTCGGCGAAGCCCCGGTTGAGGGCCAGCACGTCGGCCACCACCAGCAGGTTCTTGTTGCTGACCAGCACCTTGGCCTTGCCCTGCGCCGCCTCCACCACCTCGTCGGTGCGGGGCGACCAGCCCATGCAGCCCACCAGGCGCCGCCGCCCGCCGGCCAGCTCGTGCTGGTAGGCGTCGCAGCCGGCGTTGGCGTCCTCGTAGAAGACCAGCCCCACCTCGCCCGGCTCGGGGCGCCCGTCGAGGTCGCGCAGCACCCGCACCTTCAGGCCGGCCTCGCGGGCCAGGAAGCGCAGGAAGAACTCCGCCTCGTTGAACTGCGAGGCGGCCACCACCTTGCCGGCCAGCTGGTTCACCGTGGCCACGCCCGAGTCCACCACCAGCATGTCGGCGCCGCGCGACCAGCCGATCTGCACCGGCACCACCGCCTGGAAGGCCCGCCCCTGCACGGCCAGCGCGTCGGCGGTGGTGGCGGTGGCGGCGAAGCGGCCGTTGTTGAGCTGGCTCCAGGTCTCCCCCTCGCCCACCGTGAGCTTCACCTGGAAGCCGTAGGTGCGGGCGAAGAAGGAGTCCGGGTTGGGCGCCAGGCCGCCGTTGGCCACGATCAGGCCGCCGTAGCCGGCGTACTCGGAGAGGTCGACCTCCACCACGCCGTCGCGCACCAGGTAGGAGGCGGCGGCCGCCAGCGGGGGCGAGCCGGTGACCGGCTCGATGGGCTGCGGCACCTTGCCCTCGGGCGGCTTGACGCCAGCGGGGGCGGCCGGGGCGGCGGCCGAGGTCCCGGCGCCCGCCCCCGGCGCCGGGGCGCGGCGCCAGAGCAGCCAGGCGCCCAGGCCCACCAGGGCCAGCGCCAGCAGCACGGTGAGGAGGGTCCCGGCGGCGGCGCCGCGGGGCCTGCGGAGGCGGGTGGGGGTCATGCCGATGCTCCCGTGCTGGTGGAGGTGCGCCGCCTGGAGCGGCCCAGCAGGGAGCTGGGCGGCGGGGCGGTCAGGTCGTCGAGGCCGCCCAGCAGCTCCTGCTGGTCGGAGAGCCAGCGGCTGGCGTCGTCGAGGGAGGCGGAGAGCGAGTCCACCGAGGAGGCCACGCCGGCCTCGTCGGTGGCCAGCAGCACCTGCTCGCGCACCAGCGAGACCTGCTGGCGGATCCGCTCCAGCTCGGCCTGGACGCGCTCGCGCCGGCGCGCCGCCTCGGCGTGGGCCTCGCGCCGCTGGCCGATCACCTCGGCCTGCTGCGCCAGGGTGCGCTGCAGCTCCTCGGGCAGGCCGGGCGCGGCCAGCCGCGTGGCCAGCGCCGCCGCCTGGGCCTCGAGCGCCCCGGCCTCGGCCGCGCCGCCGGCCATGACCCGCTCCAGCGCCTCGCGGGCGGCCAGCAGCCGCAGGTGCATCCAGGCCAGCCGGGCCAGCCCGTCGGCGTGGGTCGAGGTGGCGCCGCGCTGCGCCAGCGTCTCCAGGATCTCGTCGCAGCGGGCCTCCAGCGCGGCCTGCGCCTCCTGGTCCACCCGGGCCAGGCGCGCCCAGACCGCCTGGTGGCGCTGGTCGCGCTGGCCGGCCTGGCGGTCGTCGCCGCGGGCGCCGTCCACCACGGCCCGGAAGCGGGGGCTGGCGGAGAGCGCCAGCAGGTAGGCCACCTCCAGCCCGGCGCCGATGAGCAGGAAGGCGGGGTCGAGGAGCGCGCCCAGGGCGGCGAAGGCGGCCAGCCCGAACAGGTTGGGGGGCACCGGCATGCCGAAGGGGCGGGCCCAGAAGGCGGCCCAGACGTGGCGGGCGCTCATGGGCCGGCCCGCTCCCCGCCGGCCCGCTCCGGCCCGGCCAGGTGGCGGAAGGCCGGGGCCACGAAGGCCAGGTCGGTGGCCTCGCGCACCGCCAGCCGCATCTGGAACTCCATGACGTCGGGCGGCACCGGGCCCTGGTAGCCGTCGAGGCAGCGGCGCACCGCCTCCAGCGGCGCCAGGCCGGCGGTGCGCACCAGCCGGTAGGCCTTGACCGAGAGCGCCTCGGCGGCGCCCGGGGTGAGCAGGAGCGGCGGCCCCAGCGGGACGAGCTCGAGCGCCGGCACCACCAGCTCCATGCGCGCCAGCAGCGCCGAGAGCAGGGCCGCGCTCTCCTCCACCGTGGCGGTGGGCAGGATGGGCACCTTCACGTCCACCCGGCCGGGCCGCTTCAGGTCCACCTCGATGAGGTCCGGGCGCGACGAGGCCAGCACCCACATGACGCGGCCGCGGTTGGTGGAGTCGCTCATCTCCTGCGCCACCATCGAGTAGAGCCGCCCGCCCAGGCCGCCGTCGCCGCCGCCCGACTCGCGCCGTCCCAGCGCCTGGTCGGCCTCGTCCACGAAGACGATGCAGCGCCCCAGCGCCCGCACCAGCCGGAAGATCTTCTCCAGGTTCCCCTCGGAGGAGCCCACCCAGCGGTCGCGGAAGTTCTTCAGCTTCACCACCGGCGCGCCGGCCTCGCCGGCCAGGCACTCCACCAGGAAGGTCTTGCCGGTGCCCACCGGCCCGCACACCAGGTAGCCCATGGGCAGGGCGCGCAGGTCGCCGGCCCGCCACAGCGCCACGTCCTGCCGCAGCCAGGCCTTGAGGGCCTCCTGCCCGTGGTAGTCGGCGAAGGTGCGGCGCGGCTCGATGAACTCCACCAGGCCGGCCGAGTCGCGCTCCACCAGCTGCTTCTTCACCTGGGCCTGGTCGGCCGGGCGCAGCGGGCGCTGCTGGTGGGCCCGGGTCTTGACCAGGCTCTCCAGCGCCGAGATGGAGACCCCCACGAAGGCGGCCGCCGCGGCGCCGGCCTCCCCGCTCTCCGCGTCGAAGGCCGCCGGGTGCTCGCGGCGGAGCTGCACCAGCGCCTGCAGCAGCGGCGGCGCGTCGGGCAGCGGCACCCGCAGCCTCGCCACCCGCGGGTTGCCGGAGATCAGCGGGTGCAGGTCGTTGAGCGTGTCGGCCAGCAGGAAGGAGGCGAAGGGGACGTCGGCGAAGGGGGCCTCGCCGGCCCAGTCGCGCACCAGCGAGACCAGGCTGCCCTGCTGGTGGCCGCCGTCGTCGCCGGCCGGGAGGATGCGGTCGGCGCCGCGCAGGATGCAGGCCACCGAGCGCTTCTCCGGGCGCCCCAGCGCCCGCAGGTTGGCCAGGTAGCGCACCCAGCGCCCCACCAGCTCCACCGCCTCGAGCGGCTCGCGCGGCAGCGGACCGGCCTTCTCGCCGCCGCGCCAGGCCTCCACCGCCTCGGCGCCGCGGGCCACCCTGAGGCCGTTGCCCAGGTCGAAGACGAAGACCACGTCGAAGCCGGAGAGCAGCTCCTCCTCCAGCCAGCGGTGCAGGGTGACCAGCCGCCCCTCCACGGGCAGCCGGTCGGCCACGTTGCCGTGCAGGACGAACTGGCCGTGGGCGCCGCTCTCGTAGGCCAGCACGAGCTCGGCGGCCCAGGCGGGCGCGCTCGGCGGGAGGGGCATGTGGCTCAGCCCTCCTTGCTTCCCTCGGACTCCGAGGCCTTGGCCGCGCCCATGGCCCGCTCGGCCGGCGCCGCCGGCGCCGCGCCGCCGAGCGTGATGCCCTCCTTGGCGGCGAAGTCGGCCAGCGCCTGGTCGGCCAGGGCGGTCAGCTCGGCCTCCTTGACGTTCACGTCGGTCATGTCGAGCGAGTCCTTGGCCACGCGGGCCCGGCCGGCCGCCTTGGTGCGCTCGTCCTCCACCATCTCGTGCAGCCGCCCGATGGTGTCGCCCGAGCCGCCGATCTCGCTCACCATGCCGGCCGCCATCTCGTGCATCTCCGCCATGGCCTGCTTCATGCGCATGTCGGTGATGGCGCCCTTCAGCCCCTCGATCTTGGCGCGGGCCGAGGCCACCGCCACGTCGCGGGCCTTGACCAGGTTCTTGTAGGTCTCCTCGGCCTGGGCCAGCTGGCGCCGGTTCTCCTCCAGGTCGCGCTCCACCGTCTGCAGCCGCACGGCGTACTGCCCGGCGGCGTTGCGGTTGCCGGCCCTGAGGTGGGCGGTGGTCTTGGCCTTCAGGTCGCGCTGCTCGGCCTCCTGCTTGCGCACCTGCGCCATGATCCGCTCGCACAGCCCGGCGTGGGTGGCCAGCCCCTGGTTGAAGGAGCCCACCTGCTTGCGCAGGTTCTCGGCCTCCAGCTGCAGCAGGGCCTCGGGGTTGCGCTTCTCGAGGTCCGTCACGAACAGGTTCGCGAAGGCCTGCAGCAGGTTCGCCAGTCGTCGCCACATCGGGTGCGCCCTCCTCGGCGTGGCCGGCCCGAGACGGGCCGTCCCACGAAGGCGCACAGTATGGGACCGGCGGGCCTCCGCCGCCACCATGAGGTGTCGGGCGCCCCGGGCCCGGCTACCTCGGGGGGGCGGGCGCCAGCACCTCGGCCATGGTCAGCAGGGCCGGCTCGAGGTCGGCGCCCTCGGCCTGGGCCGAGGCCAGGTTGACCAGCACCCCGGCCCGGGCCCCGCGCAGCACCAGCCCCACCGAGACGCAGCGCTCCACCGCCTCGCGGCTCCCGGCCAGCGAGAGCACCCGGGCGGCGCGGGCGGCCCGGCACAGCGCCGCCGGGTCGCCGGCCGCCTGGCCCAGCACCAGCACCGCGCTGGCGCGCACCAGGCGGAGCTCCTCCGCCAGCCCCTCGCCGGAGGCCGACACGGCCACCCAGCGCACCGGCAGCCCGGCCACGGTGAACTGCAGCGCCGCCCGGTCCAGCGCCGCGGCCACGGCGGCGCGGCGCGCCTGGCCGGCCCGGTCGTCGGGCAGGGAGGCCAGCGCCACCGTGACCGCGTCGACGGCGCGCGCCGTCACCTGGCGGTCGTAGGCCAGGACGCGCAGGAGGAGCAGGGCCTCGCCCGACGGCGACAGCGCCTCCTCCGCGGCGGCGGGGAGGGCCACGGTGGCTGCCAGCAGGCAGGCGACCAGGCGCGGGCGCACGGCTCAGTCCCAGCGCCAGCGTAGCGAGAGCACGAAGGTGCGCGGCGTCGCCGGCAGCTCGCTCACCGGGGCGAAGTCGCCCGGCAGCGGGTCGGGGGCCGCGCCGGAGAGGAGGTTGGCGGCCCGGAGCTGCAGCGTCAGCCCGTCCGCGCCGGGCACCTCCAGGTTGGCGCCGAGGTCGAGCAGGCCGGCGG is a window from the Anaeromyxobacter sp. genome containing:
- a CDS encoding OmpA family protein: MTPTRLRRPRGAAAGTLLTVLLALALVGLGAWLLWRRAPAPGAGAGTSAAAPAAPAGVKPPEGKVPQPIEPVTGSPPLAAAASYLVRDGVVEVDLSEYAGYGGLIVANGGLAPNPDSFFARTYGFQVKLTVGEGETWSQLNNGRFAATATTADALAVQGRAFQAVVPVQIGWSRGADMLVVDSGVATVNQLAGKVVAASQFNEAEFFLRFLAREAGLKVRVLRDLDGRPEPGEVGLVFYEDANAGCDAYQHELAGGRRRLVGCMGWSPRTDEVVEAAQGKAKVLVSNKNLLVVADVLALNRGFAEQHPKLVKGLVHGLLEGNRRLRDDPKANLAVVARAFKWTEADTSEELGRVHLANLPENRAFFAGTIDSAGSFGGIYQSAVLAYGDVIKNPADGARFLDLGPLEALAKEGLFADQRIAIAPIKTGGGASLEGDPLLKKDIRFFFEPNSSRLDEQEPKNAEYLDAVKQFLQVSPGSVVVLRGHVDDAKVADFRQQGGEQLVQAMALKAMELSRQRAVGVRDALVKRHPRLDAKRLETVGRGWEEPVGKDGTQNRRVEVQWFTLE
- a CDS encoding AAA family ATPase, encoding MPLPPSAPAWAAELVLAYESGAHGQFVLHGNVADRLPVEGRLVTLHRWLEEELLSGFDVVFVFDLGNGLRVARGAEAVEAWRGGEKAGPLPREPLEAVELVGRWVRYLANLRALGRPEKRSVACILRGADRILPAGDDGGHQQGSLVSLVRDWAGEAPFADVPFASFLLADTLNDLHPLISGNPRVARLRVPLPDAPPLLQALVQLRREHPAAFDAESGEAGAAAAAFVGVSISALESLVKTRAHQQRPLRPADQAQVKKQLVERDSAGLVEFIEPRRTFADYHGQEALKAWLRQDVALWRAGDLRALPMGYLVCGPVGTGKTFLVECLAGEAGAPVVKLKNFRDRWVGSSEGNLEKIFRLVRALGRCIVFVDEADQALGRRESGGGDGGLGGRLYSMVAQEMSDSTNRGRVMWVLASSRPDLIEVDLKRPGRVDVKVPILPTATVEESAALLSALLARMELVVPALELVPLGPPLLLTPGAAEALSVKAYRLVRTAGLAPLEAVRRCLDGYQGPVPPDVMEFQMRLAVREATDLAFVAPAFRHLAGPERAGGERAGP
- a CDS encoding PspA/IM30 family protein is translated as MWRRLANLLQAFANLFVTDLEKRNPEALLQLEAENLRKQVGSFNQGLATHAGLCERIMAQVRKQEAEQRDLKAKTTAHLRAGNRNAAGQYAVRLQTVERDLEENRRQLAQAEETYKNLVKARDVAVASARAKIEGLKGAITDMRMKQAMAEMHEMAAGMVSEIGGSGDTIGRLHEMVEDERTKAAGRARVAKDSLDMTDVNVKEAELTALADQALADFAAKEGITLGGAAPAAPAERAMGAAKASESEGSKEG
- a CDS encoding CocE/NonD family hydrolase; this translates as MRDGVRLQTEVYLPRGVKERLPILLIRTPYGFKPDAKGYTHFLSGPWLAPMLRDGYLLAVQSVRGRFRSEGRYAYGDDAPRDRGDRRSTDEATDAWDTVDWLLAHLPSNGRVGMLGVSTPGRLTAVAMLEPHPAVRAYSPQATPADNWMGDDDFHQGAFRAAAMIEFVHVMESGKEFADFERDRRDDFEWHLALGPLANVDARHFHGAKATWSDFLAHPTYDAYWRRRRCPTRPAPSPMRPGPPGWWPTSASPTGAPTSSPSSPTRSPRTWWWPARWRPTSSSPPAAPTWTWW
- a CDS encoding DUF4154 domain-containing protein, translated to MRPRLVACLLAATVALPAAAEEALSPSGEALLLLRVLAYDRQVTARAVDAVTVALASLPDDRAGQARRAAVAAALDRAALQFTVAGLPVRWVAVSASGEGLAEELRLVRASAVLVLGQAAGDPAALCRAARAARVLSLAGSREAVERCVSVGLVLRGARAGVLVNLASAQAEGADLEPALLTMAEVLAPAPPR